GCGGTATAGAGAAAAAGGCGGCGGGAGAGGGGGTAGTCTTCAGTTGCAATTGTCAGATGCTCTGGAGCTTGTGGTTCGGTGTTCTGATCGGATACTGACACTGCCTTGGCCCGTCGAATAGATGCCAAGCCCACAAATCCAATACTGTTGGGGTTTGCCGAAACACGGTCCGACAATTGATCATTCGATTCGAAGCGTTTTGCATTGGCAATAAGGGAGTGCTTTTTTCCAAGTACCAAGCTTTTAAACGTATCCCAGGTACCGGACTGATTATCTCTCGCGAGAACTTTGATGCGACCTTTCTGCCCGCCCACTTCAGACCAGTCGGTAATTTTTCCGGAAAATATTGCTGCTATTTGTTGCAGGGTTAATTGGCTGATGGGGTTTTGAGGGTGAACAATAATTGCCAGGCCGTCGATGGCAATAACATGTTCTGCACTTTGGCCGCGCATATCCCCAAAGCGACTCAGGGCTGCGTGCTCAGTATCTTTTATTGGTCGCGAAGCCATGGCGATATTGGCCTGGGAACGTTCAAGGCCTTTAAATCCGGTGCTCGAACCGTGTGCCGCAATATCGACATATATTTTTTTGCCACCGAGATCCCCTTGCACTCGAACCTCATTTTCTGTCCCTAAAGGAATAATCTCCAGATTACTGCCACCACGGGCTTCGAGGTAATCGCTCACCAGGTTGGGCGCCAGCTTTGCGCCGACAGTGTTGGAGCCATGTAAAGTAAAAAGCAGGCCCGATGTGTCGGGAGGGAAGCGGGTTTGGGCTGTGGAAGTTGCAGCAGCCAGGGCCATCCCAAGAAGAAAGAGGGAAAGGGTTTGCTTTAGCCGGCTTAAGAATACGCTCATAGTAATTCGACCGTAAGGTGGTAAAACGAGGGCGCAAAATATGACTTAATTGTGACAAATTGATGAAATATTGATTGCTAAATTGTGCAAATGTCTCATCGCAAGAGATAGGTAACTTTACTGGGGGTTATTTGAACAATTGAAGTATGGGTAGTTAAGCTTTCGTAAATACTTAAAAAGCAATACGTCGGGTAAGTACTCAGAGGCTCCTGTGGATATGCAGCAGAGCCTCGTAAAGTCCGATAATTTAAAACGCGGGAAATAACCGGCTAATTAGCACTGGCAGTGCAGTTTCTACCCGTAAAATACGTGGCCCCAGGTGAACGGATTGAAAACCTGCTTCCTGGAGTTTCTCGACTTCATAGCTGATAAAGCCGCCTTCAGGGCCAATGGCTAAAGTGGTCGGTTGCTTTATGTCCACAGGGCAAGCCGTTCCCCCTACTGGATGAGCCACCAGTTTACGGGAGTCACTGGAGAGGGAAGGGAGTTCGTCTTCGACAAACGGTTTAAAGCGTTTGCGCAACAGAATTTCCGGCATTTGCGTATCGACAGCCTGCTCTAGTCCGAGCAGGCATTGCTCAAAGAGTTTGTCTTCCTGCAACCAGGGAGTTTGCCAGTAAGATTTTTCGACCCGGTAACTATTAATTAAAACCAGTTTTTTGACTCCGAGTGCAGTCAAATGCTGGATAACCCGCTTGAGCATTTTGGGGCGAGGCAGGGCCAAAATAAGTGTGAGAGGTAATGGCTGGGGCGGATCGATTGCGAGTGCCACTTCAAGCTCAACGCACTTCTCGTCGAGCGTAACAATCTCGCCACTACCTATTTGCCCGTCGAGCAGTCCGACACGAAGTTGTTGTCCCGGCGCTGCTCTGTGAACCTTGGTGATATGCTCCAATTGGCGTCCACTAAGGCGGACGCGATTGGGACTAATAAAGTCGTGCTTTTGTAAAACAATCAGGTTCAAAGTCGGGCGCCTTGGTACTTCAATTTATAACGGTGTCGGTGCTATGGGGCTGGGCTAGCTGGTTTGAGCTGAAGCAATCGCGCCTTTGCCAATACCTTCGTAGGCTCTTACGGTAATCGCTTTCCCAGGCTCTTTAGCCGCCAGGGTGTTGGCGATATATTGGGCCAACTGCTCCACCGTGGTATCACAGTCAAGAATTTCACAAACTTTGGCAGGGATGGACAGGGTGAAGTTTCCCTGTTGTGCACTGTAAGCAAAGTTATGGATATCCTCACCGCGATCATCGGCAGTTGTTGAAACCAGATCCTCGCGAGTGCCCAGGTAGATATCTTCCCAGCGCTCAGCCCAGTACTTTTCCAGCTCTGTATCGCGTTGGCCACCCGTCATGACCTGAATACGTGAACGGTGTCCATGGGCGATACGCTGGCAGTTGCCAAGGTGTTTTTTCAGGCCATGGCTGTAGTGGTAGAAAGCATCTTCAATGACTTCACAGTGGAAGCTGAGCTTGAGCTTCTCCACGCTATCGGGGAAGTGGCTGGCCAGCTGCTGGACACACCAGACGGCGACGCTCTCAGGAGTAATTACCTCGGCGTCCACTAAGGCAAAAGCTTGTTCCGGACCTGACACTTTAATAGAGGCCCCGTTTTCCAGTAGCCAGGTCAGGTTAACCTGGTCTCCACTGTGCTCCAGGGTCAGTTGGGGTGAGCGGGTAGGTACCAAGAGGCGGTGGTCGACTTGATCATCCAGCCAATGCCTCAGGGTCTTTTTCACTATGCCAAAGTCGCAAACCATCCCCTGTTCATCCAAGGCGCCATCGAGGGCTGCGTTTGCCAGCCAGGTCTCGCCTACGATGCCTCGTTTTGAGTCGAGGTAGCTGAAGTCAACGTTGGTTAAATTATCGACAAACAAGTGCATGAGTAACTCTTTGCAGGGGGTGAGATAGTAGTCGTTTATTATAACCTGTTAATAGGGCTGGATCTTATTCGTTTATGCCTCTATAATCGCGCCCTCTTCGGATGCACTGGCACCGAAGATCGTTGTGGCGGCCCTCCCGGTCCCCTCGCAATGAGCAGCTGTGAACTCCGCCAGGCCCGGAAGGGAGCAACGGTAGCAGTGGTATCATGTGCCGAGGGTGTTGCTGGTTGGGCTGCCTCCAATCTCTCCCTTCTTTGTTTCAAAAATCATCCCCTGAAAAATCCCCGTTGAGAGTGTTTTGCTCGACCGTGTCCTGGGTTTTTGCTCTTTCCCTCACCAAATTTTTTCCCGCAAAGACGATATAAAAGGGGATTTTGTGTCGATCTGGCTCGATCTTCGGCCTTGCCGTCGCTGATCGTGTGGGGCTTATGCTATAAACGGCGTCAACTATAAGCAGATCTAAAAATGATTCTTGAGGAGAAAATGAAAAAAGTTGCTCTCTCGATAGCGGTTGCCGTTGCACTGTCTGCCTGTGACAGTGGGCAGCAAGCGGTAAAACCGGTTGGTGTAGCCCAGGCGACTGCGGAAAGCCCAGCTGATAATTCCCAGCTGACAGTCAAAGATGCGCAAGCTTTCTTAAAAGATGCCCAGGCTCGCATGGAAAAAATGGGACAAGAGGCAAGCCATGCCGCTTGGCTTGCTTCTACCTATATCAATATTGATTCCCAATACGTAGAAGCTTTGGCTTCAGAGCGATACACCACCCTGGCCGTGGAGCTGGCTTCAGAGGCCGCCAAATTTAACGACTTGGACCTGGACCCGGATACCCGTCGCCAGTTGACCATGTTGAAGCAGGGGTTGGTATTCCCGGCGCCGAAAGATCCGGCACTAACTTCTGAGTTGGCGCAAATTGGCTCAAAAATGCAGGGCATGTACGGTGCCGGTAAATACTGCCGCGAAGATGGCGGTGAAGAAAAGTGCTACACCCTGACCGAGATGGGGCAGGTGATGGCAACCAATCGCGATCCTGAATTACTCAAGGATCTGTGGGTTGGATGGCGTAAAGTTTCTCCTCCTATGAAGCCTCTGTATGAGCGCCAGGTGGAGATCGGTAATGCGGGTACCAAAGAGCTGGGTTATGACAACCTGAGTGTTTTCTGGCGCTCCAAATATGATATGGCCCCGGATGCCTTTGCTGAGGATATGGATACCCAGTGGGGTAAAGTGAAGCCGTTGTACGAAGCTTTGCACTGCCATGTTCGCGCCAAGTTGAATGAGCATTATGGCGATGACGTAGTGCCGGCTCAGGGTAAGATTCCTGCACACTTGCTGGGTAATATGTGGGCCCAGGAGTGGGGTAACGTCTACGACATCGTCAAAGACGACGACATGCAGGCCCCCTATGATCTGACTCAGCTGGTGGTTGATTCCGGCATGAGTGAAAAAGACATGGTTAAAGTCGGGGAGAAGTTCTTCACCTCCCTGGGCTTTAAGCCTCTACCGGAAACTTTCTGGGAGCGCTCCCAGTTCACCCAGCCTCGCGATCGCGATGTGGTTTGTCATGCCAGCGCCTGGAATATGGACGGGCAGGACGACCTTCGCATCAAGATGTGTATCAATAAAACGGGTGAAGACCTGGTTACCATCCACCACGAGTTGGGCCACAACTTCTACCAGCGCATCTATAAAGATCAGCCTTTCCTCTATAAAAATGGCGCTAACGACGGTTTCCACGAAGCTGTTGGCGATACCATCGCGCTTTCCATCACACCGAAGTACCTGAAGGAAATCGGTTTGATGAATGAGGTGCCGGATGAGAGTAAAGATATCGGTTACCTGATGCAGCAGGCGCTGGATAAGATTGCCTTCCTGCCATTTGGTCTGCTCGTTGATAAGTGGCGCTGGCAAGTATTCAACGGTGAGGTGAAGCCGGAAGACTACAACAAGGCCTGGTGGAAGCTGCGTGAAGATTACCAGGGCATTGCCGCTCCGGTAGAGCGCTCCGAAGAGAACTTCGATCCGGGTGCCAAGTACCATATCCCCGGTAATACGCCTTACGCTCGCTACTTCCTGGCGCGTATCCAGCAGTTCCAATTCCACCGCGCGCTGTGTGAAGCCGCTGGTGAAACCGGACCGCTGCACCGCTGCTCCATCTACCAGAATGATGAGGCTGGTAAGAAGCTGCGCGCTATGTTGGCAATGGGTGCAAGCAAGCCCTGGCCGGATGCTATGGAAGCGCTCACTGGTCAGCGCGACCTGGATGCTTCCGCCATTATCGATTACTTCCAGCCGCTGATGGCGTACCTGGAAGAGCAGAACCAAGGGCGTCAGTGCGGTTGGTAATCTGAGCTTTCAATTTTGTCGGTATTAGAAAAAGGGGCTTTGCCCCTTTTTCTGTTTTATGCGCACGTGAAATATGAATCTTGGGAATTAGTTGTGAGGCTCAGTTATTAGTGGACAGGGGGTTGCTCTTCCTCAGAATTTAGAAAGCTGGCAGCAGCATTTAAAAATGCTTCCAGCGGGGGTGGAGAGACCCAGTGCCGACTTGATAACGGTTCATGCTTTTGTGGGCCAAGCCAGAATTAATTGTTGGTGTTGTACCGGTCCTGATAATTTTAAGTAGGTCGAATCCAAGAGGGGCGCCTCTCCCCTCGATGCCCGGAGTAACGACAAAGTCACTTTCCGAGTGACAGATATCGTACATTTTCAGTATGTTGTCGATGTTATCTTGGTATGTTCCTGAGAATATTTTGTGGGTGCCGCCAAAACCCATAGTCTCTGTGATGGCGCTGTCTCCCATATCTCGATTGACATCTGCAGGAGTGATGCCCGGCATTAATAATCCATGGCCAACCCCAGCCAAACCGGTAAACCAGGCCTTGTCCAGCCCTGAAACTTGAATACCAAATTCCGTCCCATTGCGAGCCATGGTTGTGATAATACTGCTGTGAGGAATACCGCTGCCTGCATCGGAAACAAGTTTGCAGGTGGCCATGATTGGGTTCAACGGGAATGTCTCATCCTTGTAAATTTGGTTAGCAATCTTTTCAATATCTTTTCGCTTTTTACTAGCCCGAATAACTCCCGGCATTAAAATTCTGGAGAAAATCAGTGTTGCGGCATTAGTCATGACATGGCAGTCGTCCCCCATAAGGAGGCTGCGGCCAATGATCGGTATAAAATCAATCCCGCCTTCATCTAGAATTGCTTGATTTAATACGGGAGCAATTTCGTCCTCTATCCAGCGAAGGTAATTGATTGCTGATTTATCGTAGACACCAAAGCGGATAGAGCTGCCGCGGTAATCGGCACGATCATCACTGAGATTGGAGTAAGCGCGATTACCAGATAGCTTATCTTCGACAATATACACAGACATTGAATAGGTAATAATACCTGCCATTGGCCCGACGGCACTGTGGTTATGGCAGGGCTCAAGATCAACTTGGCCTTCCTCCATAACCTGTTCAGCTTCCGCTTTATCTTTAGCGAACCCCTCATAAATTAGACCGGCAATTATTGCGCCCTTTAACGGGCCTGATGCCCGCTGCCAGGTTATCGGAGGGCCGGCATGCAAAATTAAATTTTTCCGCATTCCGGGGATGTTGTCGCTAGCTTTACCTATCCCGATCAAGATCGGGACAGCCTGCTTCATGCGCTTAATGGATTCGTCATTCGCTTGCTGATTGAGAGCTTGGAACTCAGGGGTTGCCAGTTTATGGAGGATTTCTTCGGTGCTGGGCCTGAATTCAATGTCTGTTCTCATTCCTACTCCCCTGAATTTAACAACTCAGCATATTGTTCAGTAACGATGTTCATATTGCGTAGCATCAGATCAGTGGTGCCGGTGATTACCTGAATCTGGCGCTTTTCAGATATTTTCATATCTCCCTCAAACCCCCGGCTAGCATAACTCAGGTGATCTTTTGCCTTGCGCAGGTTGTCATTGATCTCTGGTGTATTGAGGGGGCTCTCCAATAGTTGGTTCAGTCGGTTGGAGTACTCGGAGAGATCTTCCTGCAACCCGGTTTCGGCATCATCCAAGGATACTTCCCAAAGTTTAGCAGCGTAGTTCTTGGCGATTCTCTGGGAGAGCATACGCTGGCGGCCGGCGATATTAATGAGTTCGGCGCTGTTGTGATTGGCGACTTGTTGGAGTTGGACTACATAGGTGTGGGCAGCAGAAAGAAGGGAGTTGCTGCGCTGAAATAATTCGCTGGCGCTTTGTTTATTGACGGGTTGTAAGGCGACAGACTCAAACGCTTTCCATTCTCTTTCAACTTTAACAAGTTGATCCCTGATCTTTTCTGCGCCATGAAAATTATTTAGTTTCTCGTGATTCTTTTTAAATTCGTGAATTGATCGGGCAAATACCTTTTCGTGGCGCTCTGCATCCGGTTGAATGCCACGCAAGATGTAAGTCTGGGTGATGCGTTGGGATAGCATTCTTTGTCGACCAGCCGTATTGATGGCGTCTCCCATAGAGAAGGCTGCGACATCCAGGCTTAAAATTAACAAGATAAATACTGCTGACAACTTCATGATTTTACTCTTGTAGTTTGACTTACTTCACAATTTAAGTGGGTTTGATGTTTGCAATGCATGCGTGATCCCTCTCAGTTAATGAGAGGTCGCAGAGGTATTACGGGGTTATTCAGAGATCCTTGAGTAATAGTGGTGTGAGCTTATGGGGCCTGCTTTCTGAATAAGGCGATTTTGAACAATATTGATAAGTT
This DNA window, taken from Microbulbifer sp. VAAF005, encodes the following:
- a CDS encoding M2 family metallopeptidase, with amino-acid sequence MKKVALSIAVAVALSACDSGQQAVKPVGVAQATAESPADNSQLTVKDAQAFLKDAQARMEKMGQEASHAAWLASTYINIDSQYVEALASERYTTLAVELASEAAKFNDLDLDPDTRRQLTMLKQGLVFPAPKDPALTSELAQIGSKMQGMYGAGKYCREDGGEEKCYTLTEMGQVMATNRDPELLKDLWVGWRKVSPPMKPLYERQVEIGNAGTKELGYDNLSVFWRSKYDMAPDAFAEDMDTQWGKVKPLYEALHCHVRAKLNEHYGDDVVPAQGKIPAHLLGNMWAQEWGNVYDIVKDDDMQAPYDLTQLVVDSGMSEKDMVKVGEKFFTSLGFKPLPETFWERSQFTQPRDRDVVCHASAWNMDGQDDLRIKMCINKTGEDLVTIHHELGHNFYQRIYKDQPFLYKNGANDGFHEAVGDTIALSITPKYLKEIGLMNEVPDESKDIGYLMQQALDKIAFLPFGLLVDKWRWQVFNGEVKPEDYNKAWWKLREDYQGIAAPVERSEENFDPGAKYHIPGNTPYARYFLARIQQFQFHRALCEAAGETGPLHRCSIYQNDEAGKKLRAMLAMGASKPWPDAMEALTGQRDLDASAIIDYFQPLMAYLEEQNQGRQCGW
- a CDS encoding DUF1116 domain-containing protein, coding for MRTDIEFRPSTEEILHKLATPEFQALNQQANDESIKRMKQAVPILIGIGKASDNIPGMRKNLILHAGPPITWQRASGPLKGAIIAGLIYEGFAKDKAEAEQVMEEGQVDLEPCHNHSAVGPMAGIITYSMSVYIVEDKLSGNRAYSNLSDDRADYRGSSIRFGVYDKSAINYLRWIEDEIAPVLNQAILDEGGIDFIPIIGRSLLMGDDCHVMTNAATLIFSRILMPGVIRASKKRKDIEKIANQIYKDETFPLNPIMATCKLVSDAGSGIPHSSIITTMARNGTEFGIQVSGLDKAWFTGLAGVGHGLLMPGITPADVNRDMGDSAITETMGFGGTHKIFSGTYQDNIDNILKMYDICHSESDFVVTPGIEGRGAPLGFDLLKIIRTGTTPTINSGLAHKSMNRYQVGTGSLHPRWKHF
- a CDS encoding 6-carboxytetrahydropterin synthase, yielding MHLFVDNLTNVDFSYLDSKRGIVGETWLANAALDGALDEQGMVCDFGIVKKTLRHWLDDQVDHRLLVPTRSPQLTLEHSGDQVNLTWLLENGASIKVSGPEQAFALVDAEVITPESVAVWCVQQLASHFPDSVEKLKLSFHCEVIEDAFYHYSHGLKKHLGNCQRIAHGHRSRIQVMTGGQRDTELEKYWAERWEDIYLGTREDLVSTTADDRGEDIHNFAYSAQQGNFTLSIPAKVCEILDCDTTVEQLAQYIANTLAAKEPGKAITVRAYEGIGKGAIASAQTS
- a CDS encoding type IV pili methyl-accepting chemotaxis transducer N-terminal domain-containing protein; this encodes MKLSAVFILLILSLDVAAFSMGDAINTAGRQRMLSQRITQTYILRGIQPDAERHEKVFARSIHEFKKNHEKLNNFHGAEKIRDQLVKVEREWKAFESVALQPVNKQSASELFQRSNSLLSAAHTYVVQLQQVANHNSAELINIAGRQRMLSQRIAKNYAAKLWEVSLDDAETGLQEDLSEYSNRLNQLLESPLNTPEINDNLRKAKDHLSYASRGFEGDMKISEKRQIQVITGTTDLMLRNMNIVTEQYAELLNSGE
- a CDS encoding 16S rRNA (uracil(1498)-N(3))-methyltransferase, with protein sequence MNLIVLQKHDFISPNRVRLSGRQLEHITKVHRAAPGQQLRVGLLDGQIGSGEIVTLDEKCVELEVALAIDPPQPLPLTLILALPRPKMLKRVIQHLTALGVKKLVLINSYRVEKSYWQTPWLQEDKLFEQCLLGLEQAVDTQMPEILLRKRFKPFVEDELPSLSSDSRKLVAHPVGGTACPVDIKQPTTLAIGPEGGFISYEVEKLQEAGFQSVHLGPRILRVETALPVLISRLFPAF
- a CDS encoding phosphate ABC transporter substrate-binding/OmpA family protein, coding for MSVFLSRLKQTLSLFLLGMALAAATSTAQTRFPPDTSGLLFTLHGSNTVGAKLAPNLVSDYLEARGGSNLEIIPLGTENEVRVQGDLGGKKIYVDIAAHGSSTGFKGLERSQANIAMASRPIKDTEHAALSRFGDMRGQSAEHVIAIDGLAIIVHPQNPISQLTLQQIAAIFSGKITDWSEVGGQKGRIKVLARDNQSGTWDTFKSLVLGKKHSLIANAKRFESNDQLSDRVSANPNSIGFVGLASIRRAKAVSVSDQNTEPQAPEHLTIATEDYPLSRRLFLYTAAYGLKPAAEEFLHFVQSEQGQEQVKATGFVAQTPIGVKPEANREGPSEYLKLTENAERLSINFRFSEGSASLDNKAKQDIQRLVRFMQKPENSHKRLLLIGFGDEKVSEGRSIVLSKLRAVTVRSALRDHQINTAPVQGFGAYLPIASNSSSSKIKNRRVEIWVI